From Rudanella lutea DSM 19387, a single genomic window includes:
- a CDS encoding tail fiber domain-containing protein, producing MSFRNATTRYGSMVPAIFSYNETGSGSSLMLIGVTNYSNDYGESAIMRFDARKYFNNSLSGGDGAITGRPLFSWANFTTIHMQMLANGNLGLGTISPQAQLHTTGTVRLSGLPSGASSFAVMSDNNGNLTRYLLPTNTSLATFSGSSVGANTIPKFNAAGTLLNSQLTDDGTGLGIGGSPVSGAKLALYGTLRMMSDERTKTNIVRMTNALQKVEVLNGYYYDWKTGGAARETGFLAQEVESVLPEAVSQNAEGTKFLNYNGVIPLLTEAIKEQQQLILEQSALIKQLRREVDALKAK from the coding sequence ATGAGCTTCCGGAACGCAACTACCCGCTACGGAAGTATGGTACCAGCTATTTTCTCGTACAATGAGACGGGTAGTGGCTCATCACTGATGCTCATAGGCGTTACTAACTACAGCAACGATTATGGCGAATCCGCCATCATGCGTTTTGATGCACGGAAGTATTTCAACAACTCCTTATCGGGTGGTGATGGGGCGATAACCGGAAGGCCTTTATTCTCGTGGGCAAATTTCACCACCATACACATGCAAATGCTGGCCAACGGCAACCTTGGTCTTGGAACCATATCGCCACAAGCCCAGCTTCATACCACCGGCACCGTTCGTTTAAGCGGCTTACCATCTGGGGCAAGCTCATTCGCGGTCATGTCTGACAATAACGGGAACCTCACTCGCTATCTGCTACCCACCAACACCAGCCTGGCAACCTTCAGTGGGTCGTCTGTAGGAGCAAACACGATTCCGAAATTCAACGCAGCCGGAACCCTGCTGAACAGTCAGCTTACCGATGACGGCACCGGGTTGGGCATTGGCGGATCTCCGGTAAGTGGGGCCAAACTGGCTCTGTACGGAACTCTTCGGATGATGTCGGATGAACGCACCAAGACGAATATTGTACGGATGACCAATGCGCTTCAGAAAGTAGAAGTTCTCAACGGGTACTATTACGACTGGAAAACAGGCGGGGCAGCCCGAGAAACAGGCTTTTTGGCGCAGGAGGTCGAAAGCGTGTTGCCCGAAGCCGTATCACAAAATGCCGAGGGCACTAAATTCCTGAATTACAACGGAGTTATCCCACTCCTTACCGAAGCAATCAAAGAGCAACAGCAACTTATTTTGGAGCAAAGCGCGTTAATTAAGCAACTTCGCAGAGAAGTTGACGCGTTGAAAGCCAAATAA
- the pseH gene encoding UDP-4-amino-4,6-dideoxy-N-acetyl-beta-L-altrosamine N-acetyltransferase, with amino-acid sequence MDIQLTPLQHEDIELVRTWRNSEEVAQYMYTDDLITAEQQEAWFAKISKDPSSQYWIIQYNGQKIGLASLTGISQTLSSCYWAFYLGDTSIRGAGIGSKVEFNVLSYVFEHLKLNKLRCEVFTFNDKVISMHEKFGFRREAYYRQHARKNGKWQDVVGLAMLREEWETYREIMRAKIYR; translated from the coding sequence ATGGACATCCAATTGACCCCTCTTCAGCACGAGGATATCGAATTGGTTCGAACCTGGCGCAATTCAGAAGAAGTTGCGCAGTACATGTATACCGATGATTTGATTACAGCTGAACAACAGGAAGCATGGTTCGCAAAAATCAGCAAAGATCCTTCGAGCCAGTATTGGATAATCCAGTATAACGGGCAAAAAATCGGACTTGCTTCACTTACTGGTATTAGTCAGACCCTCAGCAGTTGCTACTGGGCCTTTTATTTGGGGGATACGTCAATTCGAGGGGCAGGCATTGGTTCTAAGGTGGAATTCAATGTACTGAGTTACGTTTTTGAGCACCTCAAATTAAATAAGCTCCGTTGCGAGGTATTTACCTTTAATGATAAGGTGATCTCGATGCATGAAAAATTTGGATTCAGAAGAGAGGCTTACTATCGTCAACATGCTCGAAAAAATGGCAAGTGGCAAGACGTAGTTGGTTTGGCTATGCTACGGGAAGAGTGGGAAACCTATCGCGAAATTATGAGGGCTAAAATTTACAGATAG
- the pseG gene encoding UDP-2,4-diacetamido-2,4,6-trideoxy-beta-L-altropyranose hydrolase: MRSILFRADGNTQIGMGHLMRSLALAIILGDAFNCRFAICQPTPAVNALLLGHGFPVLSLDTQHIDELIPHTQAEDILVLDGYHFDEAFQKVLRGKVHKLVFIDDLMRGHQVADVILNHTAGIPATEYEAEPYTQFLLGPRYALVNPLFKAARLHTSANDILINLGGADIQNISHTLTEWLIKHYPKCSLRVVLGSANPHVATFSNFPQDRLTVLQSLSVAQMAHEIDHCRLAIVSCSTIAYEVASVGRPFIGILTADNQKRLAHFFVQEGLALGVLELPLKPSRLFPLLNRNGFDESVERQRHYLDGLSGQRLREFFQTL, translated from the coding sequence ATGCGCTCAATTCTATTTCGTGCCGACGGAAACACCCAGATTGGGATGGGGCATCTCATGCGCAGTTTGGCGTTGGCTATTATACTTGGGGATGCGTTTAATTGTCGGTTTGCCATCTGCCAGCCCACACCGGCAGTCAATGCGTTACTATTGGGGCATGGGTTTCCCGTGCTATCCTTAGATACTCAGCATATCGACGAGCTAATACCGCATACTCAGGCCGAAGATATTTTGGTGCTGGATGGGTATCATTTTGATGAGGCTTTTCAAAAAGTATTGCGCGGTAAGGTCCACAAACTTGTCTTTATTGACGACCTAATGCGTGGGCACCAGGTCGCGGACGTAATTTTGAATCACACAGCGGGCATCCCTGCTACAGAATACGAAGCAGAGCCGTACACCCAGTTTCTACTTGGCCCTCGATATGCATTGGTGAATCCATTATTCAAAGCTGCCCGGCTTCATACATCCGCAAACGATATACTGATAAATCTGGGCGGGGCTGACATCCAGAACATATCCCACACCCTTACGGAGTGGCTTATTAAGCATTACCCCAAGTGTTCTTTGCGAGTTGTATTAGGAAGCGCCAACCCACATGTTGCAACATTTTCAAACTTTCCGCAAGACCGGCTCACCGTATTGCAGAGTCTGTCTGTTGCTCAAATGGCTCATGAAATAGACCATTGTCGATTAGCCATCGTCTCCTGCAGCACTATTGCATACGAAGTAGCTTCTGTTGGCCGTCCTTTTATCGGTATTTTAACCGCAGACAACCAAAAGCGATTAGCACATTTCTTTGTTCAGGAGGGGTTAGCTTTGGGGGTTCTGGAATTACCCTTAAAACCATCAAGGCTATTTCCTCTTTTAAACCGCAACGGTTTTGACGAAAGTGTCGAACGACAACGGCATTACCTCGACGGACTATCCGGCCAACGACTCAGAGAGTTTTTTCAAACATTATAA
- the pseF gene encoding pseudaminic acid cytidylyltransferase: MNNVAIITARGGSKRIPRKNIRPFLGKPIIAYVIEAALQSRLFDEVMVSTDDAEIAEVARQHGAVVPFMRSAENADDYATTVDVILEVLDAYRAQGKTFNHVCCLYPTSPFITVDILQKTHDALIEKGVAIIYPLQRFHFPIQRAFFLNKEGLIEWADPAAFLKRSQDLAVAYHDAGQFYWFDTKQLLADRKLTGLSAGGVEIGEMQAHDIDSEEDWKIAEFKYLLLNQQQSKIEE; this comes from the coding sequence ATGAATAACGTTGCCATTATCACAGCCCGGGGCGGCAGCAAACGGATTCCGCGCAAAAACATCCGACCGTTTTTGGGCAAACCCATCATTGCCTACGTTATCGAAGCGGCCCTGCAATCGAGGCTGTTCGACGAGGTGATGGTGTCGACCGACGATGCCGAAATTGCCGAGGTGGCCCGGCAGCATGGAGCCGTCGTCCCGTTTATGCGCAGTGCCGAAAACGCCGATGACTACGCTACCACCGTCGACGTGATTCTGGAAGTGCTCGATGCATACCGGGCGCAGGGCAAGACCTTCAATCACGTCTGTTGTTTGTATCCAACATCTCCCTTTATCACAGTTGATATCTTACAGAAAACGCACGATGCGCTCATTGAAAAAGGTGTCGCTATTATTTACCCGCTTCAACGGTTTCATTTCCCGATACAACGAGCGTTTTTTCTGAACAAAGAAGGTTTAATCGAATGGGCAGATCCGGCAGCGTTTTTGAAACGTTCTCAGGATCTGGCGGTGGCTTATCATGATGCGGGCCAATTCTATTGGTTTGATACGAAGCAACTTTTAGCTGATCGGAAACTGACTGGTTTATCGGCAGGAGGTGTTGAGATTGGTGAGATGCAGGCCCACGACATTGATTCGGAGGAAGACTGGAAGATTGCCGAATTTAAATACCTATTGCTGAATCAGCAGCAATCTAAAATTGAGGAGTAA
- a CDS encoding DUF6044 family protein: MFGYQPFRWHQERWPVLVGVLILLASYAPYWWLGQDAYFTIHDFLDDSSYQFGPLVQSGQAFRFGANAIVPTIMNGLPRSAMHSGLYVSVWLFALLPPFWAILVNFLVVHSIGLVSMYVLQRQYVLNRSGEQWLAIGVALVFALIPTYTNYGLSVMGQPLLLLAFLQLFYRRPGVAGWLIILGFPFYSFLVRSGLYALVGLALLGLVQWGQSRRFNSPYWLGLVLLAVLYGLVDFPMIRAYLTGQFVSHRSEYNQAALVSAKLGNGLIHARLLFEYGQYHAGTFATWLIAFLWLARFITGRWRGLPVWLMVAIGSICLLHGLYPWLLSQAGTNKRILTIFQLDRFYFLLPFLWTLLLGVLLAEWAQLLGGWRRSLLIGLIGGQLYLTLTHNAEWLTNARVLVGMPRPARSPSFRAFYAPDLFARIRQALPQPMSDYRVVSIGMHPIVAQLNGFYTLDSYQNNYPLPYKHRFRQLMADEWAKPTAWAIRPYFNAYGNRCYVFPAELRMNALIGKTDKRIVNNLAFNNTAFRAMGGRYILSAVSIKNAASLGWRQVGIFNDSDSYWRVWVYEVPPA; this comes from the coding sequence ATGTTTGGCTATCAACCGTTTCGCTGGCATCAGGAACGTTGGCCGGTGCTGGTGGGTGTCCTGATATTGCTGGCTTCGTATGCACCGTACTGGTGGCTTGGGCAGGATGCCTATTTCACCATTCATGATTTTCTGGACGATAGCTCATACCAGTTTGGGCCACTGGTGCAATCGGGGCAGGCGTTTCGTTTTGGGGCCAATGCCATTGTGCCAACCATCATGAACGGGCTGCCCCGTTCGGCAATGCATTCGGGGCTGTACGTGTCGGTATGGCTCTTTGCGCTGTTGCCCCCATTCTGGGCTATTCTGGTCAATTTTCTGGTCGTGCACAGTATCGGGTTGGTGAGTATGTACGTGCTTCAGCGGCAGTACGTTCTGAACCGCTCCGGCGAGCAGTGGCTGGCAATCGGGGTGGCTCTGGTGTTTGCCCTTATTCCGACGTACACCAACTACGGGTTGTCGGTAATGGGGCAGCCACTGCTTCTGTTGGCGTTTCTGCAACTTTTCTACCGTCGGCCGGGCGTTGCGGGCTGGCTTATCATTCTGGGTTTTCCATTTTATTCGTTTCTGGTCCGGTCGGGGCTGTATGCACTGGTTGGGCTGGCGTTGCTTGGCTTGGTTCAATGGGGGCAAAGCCGTCGGTTCAATAGCCCGTACTGGCTGGGTCTGGTTCTGTTGGCGGTTCTCTACGGACTCGTCGATTTTCCGATGATTCGGGCGTACCTGACCGGGCAGTTTGTGTCGCACCGCAGCGAGTACAACCAAGCGGCTCTGGTGTCGGCCAAATTGGGCAACGGCCTGATTCATGCCCGGCTGCTGTTTGAGTATGGGCAGTATCATGCAGGCACGTTTGCTACCTGGCTCATTGCGTTTTTGTGGCTGGCCCGGTTCATAACAGGGCGCTGGCGCGGACTGCCGGTATGGCTCATGGTGGCCATTGGGTCTATTTGTCTGCTGCATGGCCTGTACCCGTGGCTTCTGAGCCAGGCGGGGACTAACAAACGAATCCTGACCATCTTTCAGCTCGACCGGTTTTATTTTTTGTTGCCGTTTCTGTGGACGTTGTTGCTGGGGGTACTCCTGGCCGAGTGGGCGCAGTTGTTGGGCGGGTGGAGACGTAGTTTGCTGATCGGGCTGATAGGCGGGCAGCTCTACCTGACGCTGACTCACAATGCGGAGTGGCTTACCAATGCCCGTGTGCTGGTGGGTATGCCCCGGCCGGCCCGTTCGCCTTCGTTTCGGGCTTTTTACGCCCCTGATCTGTTCGCGCGTATCCGGCAGGCATTGCCGCAACCTATGAGTGATTACCGGGTCGTGAGTATCGGTATGCACCCAATCGTCGCTCAGCTAAACGGATTTTATACGCTCGATAGTTATCAGAACAATTATCCACTGCCCTACAAACATCGGTTTCGGCAATTGATGGCCGACGAATGGGCCAAGCCGACAGCCTGGGCTATCCGACCGTATTTCAACGCCTACGGAAATCGCTGCTACGTGTTCCCGGCCGAACTCCGTATGAATGCCCTGATTGGCAAAACCGATAAACGGATTGTCAATAATCTGGCATTCAACAATACGGCTTTTCGAGCGATGGGCGGCCGGTACATTCTTTCGGCCGTATCCATAAAAAATGCCGCCAGTTTGGGCTGGCGGCAAGTCGGTATATTCAACGATTCGGATAGCTACTGGCGCGTGTGGGTGTACGAGGTACCCCCTGCTTAA
- a CDS encoding 3-hydroxyacyl-CoA dehydrogenase NAD-binding domain-containing protein, translating to MPEIQYTVDRDVALITWNMSSSPMNVLNDQSIPQFEAALQQAYADEAVKGIIVTSAKPEFVAGADLKMILRNNDKEPAEMLKVSAELNRIFRQMEVCGKPVVAAINGTALGGGYEICLATHYRVALDNPKTQIGLVEVTIGLLPGAGGTQRLPRMIGMQAALMLITEGKKLGVQEAKAQGLIDDIAPTPDAMMEMARAYIAANPNPVKPWDQIDKKTGKIVARDNFKVPGGNVQSPVGAQIFTAGTAMLMDKTRGNYPAPLEIMACVYEGLQVNIDRALVIEARHFVKVATSKVAKNLIGTMFLGMNEANKGASRPKTIPKTDVRKVGILGAGMMGAGIAYVSAQAGIEVVLKDVSLEAAEKGKEYSRGLLKKGVERGKVDPLKVDGILSRIKPTADYVDMQGCDLIIEAVFENRELKAQVTREAEPMLAQDNPAGPGVFGSNTSTLPISSLAEAAAKPENFIGIHFFSPVDKMMLVEIIMGAQTSDYALAVAIDYTRKIRKTPIVVNDSRGFYTSRCFGTYSAEGMELLKDGVSPILIENGGKDAGMPVGPLAVTDEVALDLVYKISGQGIKDGALSETDTSYQVAKQFVELGRLGKKAKAGFYEYPEGGSKALWPGLAKIFPVSDTQPTINEVKTRLLYRQAIEAVRCFEEGVVLTKLDADLGSILAWGFPAYTGGALSFVDFVGVKTFVETADRLADTYGERFRPTDTLRAMSARGEGFAQAAKPAPAVG from the coding sequence ATGCCCGAAATCCAATACACCGTCGACCGGGATGTCGCTCTGATCACCTGGAACATGAGTTCGTCACCCATGAACGTACTCAACGACCAGTCGATCCCCCAATTTGAAGCCGCCCTACAACAGGCCTATGCCGACGAGGCCGTCAAAGGAATTATCGTCACTTCGGCCAAACCCGAATTTGTAGCCGGGGCCGATCTGAAGATGATTCTTCGGAACAACGATAAAGAACCTGCCGAAATGCTGAAGGTATCAGCCGAGCTGAACCGGATTTTCCGGCAAATGGAAGTGTGCGGTAAGCCCGTGGTGGCCGCCATCAACGGCACAGCCCTGGGGGGTGGGTATGAAATCTGCCTGGCTACACACTACCGGGTGGCTCTGGACAATCCAAAGACGCAGATTGGCCTGGTGGAGGTAACCATTGGCCTGCTACCGGGTGCAGGCGGTACGCAACGGCTCCCACGTATGATCGGGATGCAGGCTGCCCTGATGCTCATCACCGAAGGCAAAAAACTGGGTGTTCAGGAAGCTAAAGCGCAAGGCCTGATCGACGACATTGCCCCTACCCCAGACGCGATGATGGAGATGGCCCGCGCGTACATTGCCGCCAACCCAAACCCGGTAAAGCCCTGGGATCAAATTGATAAAAAGACAGGCAAAATTGTAGCTCGCGACAATTTCAAGGTTCCCGGTGGCAACGTGCAAAGTCCCGTAGGTGCGCAGATTTTCACGGCGGGCACGGCCATGCTGATGGACAAAACCCGTGGCAACTACCCCGCTCCGCTCGAAATTATGGCCTGCGTGTACGAGGGGCTTCAGGTAAACATCGACCGGGCGCTGGTAATTGAAGCACGGCATTTTGTAAAAGTAGCCACCTCCAAAGTAGCCAAGAACCTGATCGGAACGATGTTTTTGGGCATGAACGAGGCCAACAAGGGTGCCAGTCGCCCCAAAACAATTCCGAAAACCGACGTTCGGAAAGTGGGGATTCTGGGCGCGGGTATGATGGGCGCGGGCATTGCTTACGTATCGGCGCAGGCGGGTATTGAGGTGGTCCTGAAAGATGTATCGCTCGAAGCCGCCGAAAAAGGAAAAGAGTATTCTCGCGGGCTACTCAAAAAAGGGGTGGAACGCGGCAAAGTAGACCCGCTGAAGGTCGACGGTATTCTGAGCCGAATTAAGCCCACGGCCGATTATGTCGATATGCAGGGGTGCGACCTGATTATTGAAGCCGTTTTTGAAAATCGCGAACTCAAAGCGCAGGTGACCCGCGAGGCCGAGCCCATGCTGGCGCAGGACAACCCCGCCGGGCCGGGCGTATTTGGCTCAAATACCTCGACCTTGCCCATTTCGAGCCTGGCCGAAGCCGCTGCCAAACCCGAAAACTTCATCGGCATTCACTTCTTCTCACCCGTCGACAAGATGATGCTGGTCGAAATTATTATGGGTGCGCAAACATCGGACTATGCCCTGGCCGTAGCAATTGACTACACCCGCAAAATCCGCAAAACGCCCATTGTCGTGAACGATAGCCGGGGCTTTTACACCTCGCGCTGCTTCGGCACGTACTCTGCCGAAGGCATGGAATTGTTGAAAGATGGGGTGTCGCCCATTCTGATCGAAAATGGCGGCAAAGATGCCGGTATGCCCGTTGGACCGTTAGCCGTAACCGATGAGGTTGCGCTCGATCTGGTCTACAAAATTTCGGGGCAGGGTATCAAAGACGGGGCTTTGAGCGAAACCGACACAAGCTATCAGGTGGCCAAACAGTTTGTAGAACTGGGCCGACTGGGCAAAAAAGCCAAAGCAGGCTTCTATGAGTATCCCGAAGGAGGTTCGAAAGCTCTTTGGCCCGGCCTGGCCAAGATTTTCCCGGTATCAGATACGCAACCAACCATCAACGAAGTGAAAACCCGCCTGTTGTACCGGCAGGCCATCGAAGCCGTTCGGTGTTTTGAAGAGGGCGTGGTGCTGACAAAGCTCGATGCCGACCTGGGCTCTATTCTGGCGTGGGGATTTCCGGCTTACACGGGGGGCGCCCTGTCGTTTGTCGATTTTGTGGGCGTAAAAACGTTTGTCGAAACCGCCGACCGACTGGCCGACACCTACGGCGAGCGATTCCGGCCCACCGATACGCTGCGGGCTATGTCCGCCCGTGGCGAAGGGTTTGCGCAAGCGGCCAAACCAGCTCCGGCGGTGGGTTAA
- the rplM gene encoding 50S ribosomal protein L13, with translation MNTLSYKTISANSDTVQKDWVVIDAQGQVLGRLASKIASVIRGKHKTNFTPHVDCGDNVIVINADKVRLTGKKLTDKVYVRHTGYPGGQRFATPRLLLEKRPERLVEMAVKGMLPKNRLGRKMYGNLHVYAGEQHPHAAQQPKEIQL, from the coding sequence GTGAATACACTCAGTTATAAGACCATCTCCGCCAATAGCGATACGGTGCAGAAGGACTGGGTTGTGATTGACGCTCAGGGACAAGTGTTGGGTCGGCTGGCCAGCAAAATTGCCTCTGTAATCCGCGGCAAACACAAAACCAACTTCACGCCCCACGTTGACTGTGGCGACAATGTAATCGTCATCAACGCCGATAAGGTGCGCCTGACGGGTAAGAAACTAACCGACAAGGTTTACGTACGCCACACCGGCTACCCCGGTGGTCAGCGTTTCGCTACGCCCCGGTTATTGCTCGAGAAGCGCCCTGAGCGCCTTGTTGAAATGGCCGTTAAAGGTATGCTGCCTAAAAACCGGCTCGGTCGGAAAATGTACGGCAACCTGCACGTTTATGCTGGCGAACAGCACCCGCATGCTGCACAGCAACCCAAAGAAATTCAACTCTAA
- the rpsI gene encoding 30S ribosomal protein S9 has product MDRINAIGRRKTAVSRVYLSAGNGNIQVNGKEYKQYFPSEILQIILNQPFTSVNGIGAYDVKVNVRGGGITGQAEATRMAISRALVELNAEFRPALKKEGFLTRDSRMVERKKYGRAKARRRFQFSKR; this is encoded by the coding sequence ATGGACCGTATCAATGCCATTGGTCGCCGGAAAACCGCCGTATCGCGCGTGTATCTGTCGGCCGGTAACGGAAACATTCAGGTGAATGGAAAAGAGTACAAGCAGTACTTCCCATCTGAAATTCTGCAAATCATTTTGAACCAGCCGTTTACGAGTGTCAACGGAATAGGCGCATACGACGTGAAAGTAAACGTTCGGGGCGGTGGAATCACCGGTCAGGCTGAAGCTACGCGTATGGCTATCTCACGGGCACTGGTTGAACTGAATGCTGAGTTCCGCCCTGCTCTGAAGAAAGAGGGCTTCCTGACGCGTGACTCGCGTATGGTTGAACGGAAGAAATACGGACGTGCCAAGGCCCGTCGGCGGTTCCAGTTCAGCAAGCGTTAA
- the rpsB gene encoding 30S ribosomal protein S2, translating to MAQVEYKDLLDAGVHFGHLTRKWDPRMAPYIFMEKNGIHIIDLNKTLASLDDACNAIKGIVRSGRKVMFVATKKQAQEIVTEEARRLKMPYVTDRWLGGMLTNFATVRKSMKKLQTLDKMLKDETTASNIAKRERLTMSRDKEKLDRVLGGIVDLTRLPAALFIVDVKREHIAVAEAKRLGIPVFAMCDTNSNPDEVDFPIPANDDAYKSIALITLAIGKAIEEGLMERKQDKDDQRLQEEEEAKRASDSRQAAAEGADEAPAAEATAPVAEAADEQPE from the coding sequence ATGGCACAAGTTGAATATAAAGACCTCTTAGACGCTGGTGTGCACTTTGGCCACTTGACGCGTAAGTGGGACCCCCGGATGGCTCCGTATATCTTCATGGAGAAGAACGGTATCCACATTATTGACTTAAACAAAACACTCGCCAGCCTCGACGACGCTTGCAACGCCATCAAAGGTATTGTTCGCTCAGGCCGGAAAGTGATGTTTGTTGCTACCAAGAAGCAAGCTCAGGAGATCGTAACGGAAGAAGCGCGTCGTCTGAAAATGCCGTACGTAACCGACCGTTGGTTGGGTGGTATGCTCACGAACTTCGCTACCGTGCGTAAGTCGATGAAGAAGCTCCAGACACTGGACAAAATGTTGAAGGACGAAACAACGGCCAGCAACATTGCCAAGCGGGAGCGGCTGACGATGTCGCGTGACAAAGAAAAATTAGATCGTGTATTAGGTGGTATCGTAGACCTGACCCGTCTGCCTGCCGCCCTGTTTATCGTGGACGTAAAGCGCGAGCACATTGCGGTGGCCGAAGCCAAGCGGCTGGGTATCCCTGTGTTTGCCATGTGCGATACGAACTCGAATCCTGATGAGGTTGATTTCCCGATTCCTGCAAACGACGACGCCTACAAGTCGATTGCTCTGATTACGCTTGCCATCGGTAAGGCCATCGAAGAAGGTCTGATGGAGCGGAAGCAGGATAAAGACGATCAGCGTCTGCAGGAAGAAGAAGAGGCAAAGCGTGCCAGCGATTCGCGCCAGGCCGCTGCCGAAGGTGCCGATGAGGCTCCGGCCGCCGAAGCTACAGCCCCTGTAGCCGAAGCTGCCGACGAGCAGCCAGAATAA